A genome region from Arachis duranensis cultivar V14167 chromosome 6, aradu.V14167.gnm2.J7QH, whole genome shotgun sequence includes the following:
- the LOC107493932 gene encoding protein NSP-INTERACTING KINASE 3-like: MAIKNELNDPHNVLENWDSNSIDPCSWRMITCNLDGSVSVLLLQNNAISDQIATAIGSIEKLQTLDLSNNNFSGEIPNSLGGLKNLNYFLYFNKWCLVFLREGYYVEKTFKQTAEILKQRGMGLESQLDSLEVIIKDLQAETMFFGQTIAEAAVHF; the protein is encoded by the exons ATGGCGATAaagaatgaattgaatgatCCTCACAATGTCCTGGAGAATTGGGATAGTAATTCTATTGATCCTTGCAGTTGGAGGATGATTACTTGTAACCTTGATGGCTCTGTTTCAGTATT GTTGCTTCAGAACAATGCAATTTCCGATCAGATTGCTACAGCAATTGGAAGCATAGAAAAGCTTCAGACACTTGATCTCTCCAATAACAATTTTAGTGGTGAGATACCGAATTCTTTGGGAGGCCTCAAGAACCTGAATTATTT tttatatttcaataaatgGTGCCTT GTTTTTTTGAGAGAAGGATATTATGTAGAGAAAACTTTCAAACAGACCGCTGAGATATTGAAACAGAGAGGGATGGGATTAGAGTCACAACTTGATTCTCTGGAAGTCATAATCAAGGACCTTCAAGCAGAGACCATGTTTTTCGGTCAAACAATTGCTGAAGCTGCGGTGCATTTCTAA
- the LOC107493934 gene encoding GDSL esterase/lipase At5g03610, whose translation MMDLSLHKQLFPLLSLLLILFLSGQRMQAEANNSLQNPQLCEPTKKLFVFGDSYADTGNIRKSLSNSWKDPYGITFPGKPAGRFSDGRVLTDYIAKYLGVKTPVPYRFRKQMAQQLKYGMNFAVGGTGVFDTSTPGPNMTTQIQLLEQLIHDGLYTASDLTNSIALVSVAGNDYSHYLATHASPQGLPYFVASVVNQTTRNLMRIKALGVKKIIVGSLQPLGCLPQVTAFSSFQQCNASSNTLVAFHNNLLNQAVTNLNQSWSSSFAVLNLYDSFMSVLNHPTTHNIQNQLRPCCVGVNSKYSCGSVDENNVKMYRVCDDPKSAFFWDLVHPTQAGWHAVYNKLRTMNALQGIQF comes from the exons ATGATGGACTTATCACTACACAAGCAACTCTTCCccctcctctctcttctcttaatTCTATTTCTTTCAG GACAAAGGATGCAAGCAGAGGCTAATAATAGCCTTCAAAATCCCCAACTCTGTGAACCAACCAAGAAACTCTTCGTTTTTGGAGACTCATATGCTGACACCGGCAACATCAGAAAAAGTCTCTCCAATTCATGGAAAGACCCCTACGGCATCACCTTTCCCGGCAAGCCAGCCGGTCGATTCTCCGACGGAAGGGTCCTCACCGACTACATTG CTAAGTACCTGGGAGTGAAAACACCTGTGCCATACAGATTTCGGAAGCAAATGGCGCAGCAGCTGAAGTACGGCATGAACTTTGCAGTGGGTGGAACTGGCGTATTTGACACGTCTACTCCAGGGCCCAACATGACCACACAGATCCAATTGTTGGAGCAACTCATCCACGACGGACTCTACACCGCTTCTGATCTCACCAACTCCATCGCTCTTGTCTCTGTTGCTGGTAACGACTATAGTCACTACCTTGCCACTCATGCCTCTCCTCAG GGTCTACCATATTTCGTGGCGTCAGTGGTGAATCAAACAACAAGGAATCTGATGCGGATCAAAGCATTGGGGGTAAAGAAGATCATAGTTGGCAGCCTCCAACCCCTTGGATGCCTCCCTCAGGTCACAGCCTTCTCGTCCTTCCAACAATGCAACGCCTCTTCCAACACCTTGGTGGCTTTCCACAACAACCTCTTGAACCAAGCAGTTACCAATTTGAACCAATCGTGGTCGTCGTCCTTCGCGGTTCTCAACCTCTACGACAGCTTCATGTCCGTCCTAAACCACCCTACGACGCACAACATCCAGAACCAGTTGCGGCCGTGCTGCGTTGGCGTAAACAGCAAGTATTCATGTGGGAGTGTGGATGAGAATAACGTGAAGATGTATAGGGTTTGCGACGATCCCAAATCAGCCTTCTTTTGGGATCTGGTGCACCCCACGCAGGCCGGGTGGCATGCCGTGTATAACAAGTTAAGAACCATGAATGCTCTTCAAGGAATTCAGTTCTAG